A single region of the Vicia villosa cultivar HV-30 ecotype Madison, WI linkage group LG4, Vvil1.0, whole genome shotgun sequence genome encodes:
- the LOC131599319 gene encoding E3 ubiquitin-protein ligase ATL4-like gives MDTPPTPNHTSSHDNLPITVTVFAVTVIVFLTIYFIFRYRRNSASRRLTPPSSSSTVLSSGNRITPETTSSSSSVVDSLPLFTFSSIKRRSSSVVSGDCAVCLSRFEQNDYLRLLPLCCHAFHAECVDVWLQSNLTCPLCRSAVIASESEVVKISRPASSSSDNSFRLELGNVSNRRGATASENVSGETDRRSYSVGAFEYFVDEEAEIPFGHTNRRIVPGEKDDAPAIPAGEFPVPVASHLVGEGNNWLKDYMDNISSLTWFRNSGRFFNGSSRRNDVVGVQDFDVEANRFGEEISEMFRWVSGV, from the coding sequence ATGGATACTCCACCAACACCAAACCACACTTCCTCACATGATAACCTTCCCATTACCGTAACCGTTTTCGCCGTTACCGTTATCGTTTTCTTAACGATCTATTTCATCTTCCGTTACCGCCGCAATAGCGCCTCCCGTCGTTTAACTCCGCCGTCGTCGTCTTCCACAGTTTTATCATCCGGCAATAGAATAACGCCGGAGACGACTTCGTCTTCGTCCTCCGTAGTCGATTCTCTCCCGCTTTTCACGTTCTCTTCCATCAAACGCCGTTCCTCCTCCGTTGTCTCCGGCGACTGCGCTGTTTGTTTGTCGAGGTTTGAGCAAAATGATTACCTCCGTCTTCTCCCTCTCTGTTGCCACGCATTCCACGCGGAATGCGTTGACGTCTGGCTCCAGTCGAATCTGACGTGTCCGCTTTGTCGATCAGCCGTTATCGCTTCGGAATCGGAGGTTGTGAAGATTTCCCGGCCGGCATCGTCTTCATCTGATAACAGCTTCCGTTTGGAGTTAGGTAATGTCAGCAATCGCCGTGGCGCCACCGCATCTGAGAATGTCAGCGGCGAAACTGACCGGAGATCATACTCCGTCGGCGCATTCGAGTATTTCGTGGATGAAGAAGCTGAGATTCCATTCGGTCATACTAATCGAAGAATTGTTCCCGGTGAGAAAGATGATGCACCGGCAATCCCGGCGGGGGAGTTTCCGGTTCCGGTGGCTTCTCACTTGGTCGGTGAAGGTAACAACTGGCTGAAGGATTACATGGATAATATCTCAAGTCTGACGTGGTTTAGAAATTCTGGAAGGTTCTTCAATGGGAGTAGTCGACGAAACGACGTCGTTGGAGTTCAGGATTTTGATGTTGAAGCTAACAGGTTTGGGGAAGAAATTAGTGAGATGTTTAGATGGGTTTCAGGGGTTTGA